Proteins from one Microbacterium sufflavum genomic window:
- a CDS encoding amino acid permease yields MSVEVPVTTTTTKGLHPGLTRRQISMMGLGGAIGAGLFVGSGQAIGIAGPAVLISYLVAGGIVVLVMAMLAEMVAARPSSGAFSSYAQKAMGRSAGSAVGWLYWIQLIVVIAAEATGAAGIVAGWIPGVPAWVWVLVFVVALTAVNLFGVRNYGTFEFWFAAIKVAAIIAFLVVGVCAIVGLIPGVPATGVSNLVDEGGFAPNGITGIAAALLIVVFAFGGTEVVAIAAAESDDPARNIRRIVREVLVRILIFYVGSIFVIVAVLPWDDPAVEAGPFSAVLDTLHVPGVGLVMDLIVVVALLSAMNANIYGASRMAYSLGERGLAPLAVTRTSLTGVPYLAVLASVAFGFVTVGLNWAFPDVVLPALLNVVGSTLLVIWTATAVSQIVLRRRADRAGEAMPMRMWGFPWISWLCLALLAGVIALAMIDPAARTQLLLTLGLTVVLLVVARLTRGVSRPGVVRE; encoded by the coding sequence GTGAGCGTCGAGGTCCCGGTCACGACCACCACCACGAAGGGCCTGCATCCCGGGCTCACCCGGCGCCAGATCTCCATGATGGGGCTCGGCGGCGCGATCGGCGCCGGGCTGTTCGTCGGCTCCGGCCAGGCGATCGGGATCGCCGGTCCCGCGGTCCTCATCTCGTATCTGGTCGCCGGCGGCATCGTCGTGCTGGTCATGGCGATGCTGGCCGAGATGGTCGCGGCACGCCCCAGCTCCGGCGCGTTCAGCTCCTACGCCCAGAAGGCGATGGGGCGCAGCGCCGGCAGCGCGGTCGGCTGGCTCTACTGGATCCAGCTGATCGTGGTGATCGCGGCCGAGGCGACCGGGGCGGCGGGCATCGTGGCCGGCTGGATCCCCGGCGTGCCCGCGTGGGTGTGGGTGCTGGTGTTCGTGGTCGCCCTCACCGCGGTGAACCTGTTCGGGGTGCGCAACTACGGCACCTTCGAGTTCTGGTTCGCGGCGATCAAGGTCGCCGCGATCATCGCGTTCCTCGTGGTCGGCGTGTGCGCGATCGTCGGCCTCATCCCCGGTGTTCCGGCCACGGGTGTGTCGAACCTCGTGGACGAGGGCGGCTTCGCGCCCAACGGCATCACCGGCATCGCGGCGGCGCTCCTGATCGTGGTGTTCGCGTTCGGCGGCACCGAGGTCGTGGCGATCGCGGCGGCCGAGTCCGACGACCCGGCGCGCAACATCCGCCGCATCGTGCGCGAGGTGCTGGTGCGCATCCTCATCTTCTACGTCGGCTCGATCTTCGTGATCGTCGCGGTGCTGCCGTGGGACGACCCCGCGGTGGAGGCCGGTCCGTTCTCGGCGGTGCTCGACACGCTCCATGTGCCGGGTGTCGGTCTGGTGATGGACCTCATCGTCGTGGTCGCGCTGCTGTCGGCCATGAACGCCAACATCTACGGCGCCTCCCGCATGGCGTATTCGCTGGGGGAGCGCGGACTGGCGCCGCTGGCGGTCACCCGCACGAGTCTCACGGGCGTGCCGTACCTGGCGGTGCTGGCGTCGGTCGCGTTCGGGTTCGTCACGGTCGGGCTGAACTGGGCGTTCCCCGATGTGGTGCTCCCCGCCCTGTTGAACGTGGTGGGCTCGACGCTGCTGGTGATCTGGACGGCGACCGCGGTCTCGCAGATCGTGCTGCGGCGCCGGGCGGACCGCGCCGGCGAGGCGATGCCGATGCGGATGTGGGGCTTCCCGTGGATCTCGTGGCTGTGCTTGGCCCTGCTCGCCGGGGTGATCGCCCTCGCGATGATCGACCCCGCGGCACGCACGCAGCTGCTGCTGACCCTCGGGCTGACGGTCGTGCTGCTGGTGGTGGCGCGGCTCACCCGTGGTGTGTCCCGTCCCGGCGTGGTGCGGGAGTAG
- the hisC gene encoding histidinol-phosphate transaminase: protein MPLSARPGLDAVPAYRQGRSAPAGASKLSSNESPHPPLPSVVQVVQERVAGIHRYPDMSAAAVRQALAARHGVDVDEVTVGAGSVEIAAQLIHAVAGAGDEVVFAWRSFEAYPSLVRIAGATPVPVPLDAQHGHDLDAMLAAITPRTRLVFVCNPNNPTGTVVDADALERFVAAVPRDVLVVIDEAYVHFDRTASRGAGIELFRRHPHVAVLHTFSKAYGLAGLRIGYAIAPREIAEAQRKVAVPFGVTDLAQAAALASLAAEEELAVRIDEVVAQRERLYAVLTAAGWTAVPSQANFVWVPSGERTAELDALLHAGGVVARAFPGEGIRISSGSAADIDRVEAALAAAVSGGDAALDPDRDADLMGVSA from the coding sequence ATGCCCCTCTCCGCACGTCCCGGCCTCGACGCCGTCCCCGCCTACCGTCAGGGCCGCTCGGCCCCCGCCGGTGCCTCGAAGCTCTCGTCCAACGAGTCCCCGCATCCGCCCCTGCCCTCCGTCGTGCAGGTCGTCCAGGAGCGCGTCGCCGGGATCCACCGCTATCCCGACATGAGTGCCGCGGCCGTGCGGCAGGCGCTCGCCGCGCGCCACGGCGTCGACGTCGACGAGGTCACGGTGGGAGCCGGATCGGTGGAGATCGCGGCCCAGCTGATCCACGCGGTCGCCGGCGCGGGTGACGAGGTCGTGTTCGCGTGGCGGTCATTCGAGGCGTACCCCTCGCTCGTGCGCATCGCGGGGGCCACGCCCGTGCCCGTTCCGCTCGACGCGCAGCACGGCCACGACCTCGACGCGATGCTCGCCGCGATCACCCCGCGCACCCGACTGGTGTTCGTGTGCAACCCGAACAACCCCACCGGCACGGTCGTCGACGCGGACGCGCTCGAGCGCTTCGTGGCCGCCGTGCCGCGCGACGTGCTCGTGGTGATCGACGAGGCGTACGTGCACTTCGATCGCACGGCGAGCCGCGGCGCCGGCATCGAGCTGTTCCGCCGCCACCCGCACGTCGCGGTGCTCCACACGTTCTCCAAGGCCTATGGTCTCGCCGGCCTGCGCATCGGCTATGCGATCGCCCCGCGCGAGATCGCCGAGGCGCAGCGCAAGGTGGCCGTGCCGTTCGGTGTGACCGACCTGGCGCAGGCCGCCGCCCTCGCGTCGCTCGCGGCGGAGGAGGAGCTGGCGGTCCGCATCGACGAGGTGGTCGCGCAGCGCGAGCGCCTGTACGCCGTGCTCACCGCCGCGGGCTGGACCGCCGTCCCGTCACAGGCCAACTTCGTCTGGGTCCCGTCGGGGGAGCGCACCGCCGAGCTCGACGCCCTCCTGCACGCCGGCGGTGTCGTCGCCCGCGCCTTCCCCGGCGAGGGCATCCGGATCTCGTCCGGCTCCGCCGCCGACATCGACAGGGTCGAGGCCGCCCTCGCCGCCGCGGTCTCCGGCGGCGACGCCGCGCTCGATCCCGACCGCGATGCCGACCTGATGGGGGTGTCCGCGTGA
- a CDS encoding thioredoxin domain-containing protein: protein MTNRLADTLSPYLRSHAENPVDWYPWGEEAFAEARRRDVPLLISIGYSTCHWCHVMARESFSDPVTAALIDEGFVAVKVDREEHPHVDAAYMAAASAFTQNLGWPLTVFTTPGGRAFFAGTYWPPEPRPPMPAFREVLAAVREAWTVRRAQAEESADAVTEALARAAEAAPSDLPDAAAIVTAAEGIAAREDRLFGGFGGAPKFPVATTLRLLQHPLVRAGSPDAGAAATRALAAMSGSDLRDEDGGFFRYATQRDWTVPHYERMLTDNAQLLEVALDEGDTGTARGIAGFLLGVLRRDGGGFGAAQDSESWIDGVRSEGGYYQRPVSARGELEPPTVDGKVITGWNGLAVGALARAGTTLGEPDWVEAAAAAADHVLRVNRGDDGALARASLDDRASAAPATAADLALFAEGLLGLAAATGEAEWAVTALRLLDPALDGAAGADPLLAAQGIATSPDHTDGDLPSDAAAVAGAALAAWRLGAGDRYREEAVARVRMLAARALGQPFAHGSLLRVAAGLVAPPRQLVVVTDDRDGALARAARDADADVLAVVSPAQAAAFAAAGFELFEGKAATPERLYDCRAFVCRLPTADPAEVTRER from the coding sequence ATGACCAACCGGCTCGCGGACACCCTCAGCCCCTACCTCCGGTCGCACGCCGAGAATCCGGTCGACTGGTATCCGTGGGGCGAGGAGGCGTTCGCGGAGGCGCGACGGCGGGACGTGCCGCTGCTGATCTCGATCGGCTACTCCACGTGCCACTGGTGTCACGTGATGGCGCGCGAGTCGTTCTCCGATCCCGTCACGGCCGCGCTGATCGACGAGGGCTTCGTGGCGGTCAAGGTCGACCGCGAGGAGCACCCGCACGTCGATGCGGCGTACATGGCCGCGGCGTCGGCGTTCACGCAGAACCTCGGCTGGCCGCTCACGGTGTTCACGACGCCGGGTGGCCGCGCGTTCTTCGCCGGCACCTACTGGCCGCCCGAGCCCCGGCCGCCGATGCCCGCGTTCCGCGAGGTGCTCGCGGCCGTGCGGGAGGCGTGGACGGTGCGGCGCGCGCAGGCGGAGGAGTCGGCGGACGCGGTGACCGAGGCCCTCGCCAGGGCGGCCGAGGCCGCGCCGTCCGACCTGCCCGACGCGGCAGCGATCGTCACCGCCGCCGAGGGGATCGCGGCCAGGGAGGACCGGCTGTTCGGAGGCTTCGGCGGGGCGCCGAAGTTCCCGGTGGCGACCACGCTGCGGCTGCTGCAGCATCCGCTGGTGCGGGCGGGTTCTCCCGACGCCGGGGCAGCGGCCACGCGGGCGCTCGCGGCCATGTCCGGCTCCGACCTGCGCGACGAGGACGGCGGCTTCTTCCGCTACGCCACGCAGCGGGACTGGACGGTGCCGCACTACGAGCGCATGCTCACCGACAACGCGCAGCTGCTGGAGGTCGCGCTGGACGAGGGGGATACGGGCACCGCCCGCGGCATCGCCGGCTTCCTCCTGGGCGTGCTGCGACGCGACGGCGGCGGCTTCGGGGCCGCGCAGGACTCGGAGTCGTGGATCGACGGGGTGCGCAGCGAGGGCGGGTACTACCAGCGCCCGGTGTCCGCGCGCGGCGAGCTGGAGCCTCCCACGGTGGACGGCAAGGTCATCACGGGCTGGAACGGCCTCGCGGTCGGGGCGCTGGCCAGGGCGGGGACGACTCTCGGCGAGCCCGACTGGGTCGAGGCGGCGGCCGCGGCGGCCGATCATGTGCTGCGCGTCAACCGCGGCGACGACGGCGCGCTCGCCCGGGCGTCGCTCGACGACCGTGCCTCGGCAGCCCCGGCGACCGCGGCCGACCTCGCGCTGTTCGCGGAGGGGCTGCTGGGCCTCGCCGCCGCGACCGGGGAGGCCGAGTGGGCGGTCACGGCGCTGCGGCTGCTCGACCCGGCCCTCGACGGTGCCGCCGGCGCCGACCCGCTGCTTGCGGCGCAGGGCATCGCGACCTCGCCCGACCACACCGACGGCGACCTCCCCTCCGACGCGGCGGCGGTGGCGGGCGCTGCGCTGGCGGCGTGGCGGCTCGGTGCGGGGGACCGGTACCGCGAGGAGGCGGTCGCCCGGGTGCGGATGCTGGCGGCGCGTGCGCTCGGTCAGCCGTTCGCGCACGGGAGCCTGCTCCGGGTGGCCGCGGGGCTGGTCGCACCGCCCCGTCAGCTCGTGGTCGTGACCGACGACCGCGACGGGGCGCTCGCCCGCGCCGCGCGGGACGCCGACGCCGACGTGCTCGCGGTGGTGTCGCCCGCCCAGGCCGCCGCGTTCGCCGCGGCGGGCTTCGAGCTGTTCGAGGGCAAGGCCGCGACGCCCGAGCGCCTGTACGACTGCCGGGCGTTCGTGTGCCGGCTTCCCACCGCCGACCCCGCCGAGGTCACGAGGGAACGCTGA
- a CDS encoding aldo/keto reductase, protein MTTIPSLELNDGNSIPQLGYGVFKVPPAETERAVSEALEIGYRHIDTAAIYGNEEGVGAAIAASGIPRDELFITTKLWNDRHHDDEPRAAIGESLQKLGLDRVDLYLVHWPTPAKDDYVHAFAKLIELREAGLTRSIGVSNFLVPHLERTVKETGVVPAVNQIELHPAYQRREEVAWADANDVRIEAWGPLGQGKYDLFGIPAVADAAAAHGVTPAQAVLRWHLQKGIIVFPKSVRPERLRENLDVFGFELTDAEIAAIDALDPLDGSGRVGSHPDEVN, encoded by the coding sequence ATGACCACCATTCCCTCTCTCGAACTCAACGACGGCAACTCCATCCCGCAGCTGGGCTACGGCGTCTTCAAGGTGCCGCCGGCTGAGACCGAGCGCGCGGTGAGCGAAGCGCTGGAGATCGGCTACCGCCACATCGACACCGCCGCGATCTACGGCAACGAGGAGGGCGTGGGCGCCGCGATCGCCGCCTCCGGCATCCCGCGCGACGAGCTGTTCATCACCACCAAGCTCTGGAACGACCGCCACCACGACGACGAGCCGCGTGCGGCGATCGGCGAGAGCCTCCAGAAGCTCGGGCTCGACCGGGTCGACCTGTACCTCGTGCACTGGCCCACCCCGGCGAAGGACGACTACGTGCACGCGTTCGCCAAGCTCATCGAGCTGCGCGAGGCCGGACTGACCCGCAGCATCGGCGTCTCGAACTTCCTCGTGCCGCACCTGGAGCGCACCGTGAAGGAGACCGGCGTCGTCCCGGCCGTGAACCAGATCGAGCTGCACCCGGCCTACCAGCGTCGCGAGGAGGTCGCGTGGGCCGACGCGAACGACGTGCGTATCGAGGCGTGGGGTCCGCTCGGTCAGGGCAAGTACGACCTGTTCGGCATCCCGGCGGTCGCCGACGCGGCCGCGGCCCACGGCGTCACCCCGGCGCAGGCGGTGCTGCGCTGGCACCTGCAGAAGGGGATCATCGTCTTCCCGAAGTCGGTGCGCCCCGAGCGTCTGCGCGAGAACCTGGACGTGTTCGGCTTCGAGCTGACCGACGCGGAGATCGCCGCGATCGACGCCCTCGACCCGCTCGACGGTTCGGGTCGTGTCGGCTCGCACCCCGACGAGGTCAACTGA